One stretch of Gaiella occulta DNA includes these proteins:
- a CDS encoding branched-chain amino acid ABC transporter permease, whose protein sequence is MSSVAERMRAVAAERRRDLGIVAALIVLALLYPTVVGSLQSLPLVGDFVPSVDSMVNMVVFTTMAVGLNIVVGYAGLLDLGYVAFYAAGAYTAGWLASSQFSQLDAHLGDVGFSTGTPGIHVSMWLVLVIAGIFTTVVGIAIGLPTLRLRGDYLAIMTLGFGEIIPQFVRNGDSIGGFNLTNGTFGISPIDSLGFGGIGDAIGLPDSFRQSAERSQWFFWTAVAILLVTVFCSVRLRDSRLGRAWVAIREDETAAGAMGIPLMRTKTWAYALGAFFGGVAGAFYASFKAGAFPADFFFNISVFLLTMVILGGMGSVWGVILGGMVLGYLNVEGLATIGSKIQDAGVNFDPTKYQFGIYGVIIVLMMLFRPAGLIPERRHKIELIEGVHDTPFYDVQREGTLTDRDASDD, encoded by the coding sequence GTGAGCAGCGTCGCCGAGCGGATGAGGGCCGTGGCGGCCGAGCGGCGGCGCGACCTCGGCATCGTCGCCGCGCTGATCGTGCTGGCGCTGCTCTACCCGACCGTCGTCGGCTCGCTGCAGTCGCTGCCGCTCGTCGGCGACTTCGTCCCCAGCGTCGACTCGATGGTGAACATGGTCGTGTTCACGACGATGGCCGTCGGCCTCAACATCGTCGTCGGCTACGCCGGCCTGCTCGACCTCGGCTACGTGGCGTTCTACGCCGCCGGCGCCTACACGGCCGGCTGGCTCGCCTCGTCGCAGTTCTCCCAGCTCGACGCGCACCTGGGCGACGTCGGCTTCTCGACGGGGACGCCCGGCATCCATGTCTCCATGTGGCTCGTCCTCGTGATCGCCGGCATCTTCACGACCGTCGTCGGCATCGCGATCGGCCTGCCGACGCTTCGCCTGCGCGGAGACTACCTCGCGATCATGACGCTCGGCTTCGGCGAGATCATCCCCCAGTTCGTCCGCAACGGCGACTCGATCGGCGGCTTCAACCTCACGAACGGCACCTTCGGCATCAGCCCGATCGACTCGCTCGGCTTCGGCGGCATCGGCGACGCGATCGGCCTGCCGGACAGCTTCCGCCAGTCGGCCGAGCGCTCGCAGTGGTTCTTCTGGACGGCCGTGGCGATCCTGCTCGTGACCGTCTTCTGCAGCGTGCGCCTGCGGGACTCGAGGCTCGGCCGCGCCTGGGTCGCGATCCGCGAGGACGAGACGGCGGCCGGGGCGATGGGCATACCGCTGATGCGCACGAAGACGTGGGCGTACGCGCTCGGCGCGTTCTTCGGCGGCGTCGCGGGCGCCTTCTACGCGAGCTTCAAGGCGGGGGCGTTCCCCGCGGACTTCTTCTTCAACATCTCCGTCTTCCTGCTCACGATGGTGATCCTCGGCGGCATGGGGAGCGTCTGGGGCGTCATCCTCGGCGGCATGGTGCTCGGCTACCTCAACGTCGAAGGGCTCGCCACGATCGGCTCGAAGATCCAGGACGCGGGCGTCAACTTCGACCCGACCAAGTACCAGTTCGGGATCTACGGCGTGATCATCGTGCTGATGATGCTCTTCCGGCCGGCCGGGCTCATTCCGGAGCGGCGGCACAAGATCGAGCTGATCGAGGGCGTGCACGACACCCCGTTCTACGACGTGCAGCGCGAGGGGACCCTGACCGACCGCGACGCGAGCGATGACTGA
- a CDS encoding ABC transporter ATP-binding protein translates to MSTHASATAAPVLELRDVHTYYGAIHALKGVSLRVGQGEIVTLIGANGAGKSTTLRSINGLNRPRQGTIAFHGKDITSASPHEIVKGGIAQSPEGRRLFPRMTVTENLEMGAFQRSDRENFKEDMERVFELFPRLHERRSQKAGTLSGGEQQMCAIGRALMARPKLLLLDEPSMGLAPIFVEKIFEIVVEINEQGTSVLLVEQNALMALDVAHRGYVMETGVIALEGSGVELKSNERVQKAYLGID, encoded by the coding sequence ATGAGCACGCATGCGTCCGCGACGGCGGCGCCCGTGCTCGAGCTGCGCGACGTGCACACGTACTACGGCGCGATTCACGCGCTGAAGGGCGTCTCGCTGCGGGTCGGCCAGGGCGAGATCGTGACGCTGATCGGGGCGAACGGCGCCGGCAAGTCGACGACGCTGCGCTCGATCAACGGGCTCAACAGGCCGCGGCAGGGCACGATCGCCTTCCACGGCAAGGACATCACGAGCGCGAGCCCCCACGAGATCGTCAAGGGCGGTATCGCCCAGAGTCCCGAGGGCCGCCGCCTGTTCCCGCGCATGACCGTCACGGAGAACCTCGAGATGGGAGCCTTCCAGCGCTCGGACCGCGAGAATTTCAAGGAGGACATGGAGCGCGTGTTCGAGCTGTTCCCGCGCCTCCACGAGCGGCGCAGCCAGAAGGCCGGGACGCTGTCGGGCGGTGAGCAGCAGATGTGCGCGATCGGCCGCGCCCTGATGGCCCGCCCGAAGCTGCTCTTGCTCGACGAGCCGTCGATGGGACTCGCTCCGATCTTCGTGGAGAAGATCTTCGAGATCGTGGTCGAGATCAACGAGCAGGGCACGTCCGTGCTCCTCGTCGAGCAGAACGCGCTGATGGCGCTCGACGTCGCACACCGCGGCTACGTGATGGAGACGGGCGTGATCGCGCTCGAGGGCAGCGGCGTGGAGTTGAAGTCGAACGAGCGCGTGCAGAAGGCCTATCTCGGCATCGACTGA
- a CDS encoding ABC transporter ATP-binding protein produces the protein MTDSSGDLLVATRVRKEFGGLVASNDIDFAIPRGSIVSLIGPNGAGKTTFFNQITGVYQPTSGSIVFDGVEVVGKPPHAIVELGIGRTFQNIRLFAQMTAIENVLVGMHCRLSSGIIGSIVRTPKVRREEAAAHERARELLVYCGLPRRHEQQAGSLPYGDQRRLEVARALATGPKLLLLDEPTAGMNPQETADFIAFVHRVRDEKGLTVLLIEHDMKVVMGVSERCTVLDYGEKIAEGTPAEIQANERVIEAYLGKGATG, from the coding sequence ATGACTGACAGCTCCGGCGATCTCCTCGTCGCGACGAGGGTGCGGAAGGAGTTCGGCGGCCTCGTCGCGTCGAACGACATCGACTTCGCGATCCCCCGCGGCTCGATCGTGTCGCTGATCGGCCCGAACGGCGCCGGCAAGACGACGTTCTTCAACCAGATCACGGGCGTCTACCAGCCCACCTCCGGCTCGATCGTCTTCGACGGCGTCGAGGTCGTGGGCAAGCCGCCGCACGCGATCGTCGAGCTCGGCATCGGCCGCACGTTCCAGAACATCCGTCTCTTCGCGCAGATGACCGCCATCGAGAACGTCCTCGTGGGCATGCATTGCCGGCTGTCGAGCGGCATCATCGGCTCGATCGTGCGCACGCCGAAGGTGCGCCGGGAGGAGGCGGCGGCGCACGAGCGGGCGCGGGAGCTGCTCGTCTACTGCGGACTGCCGCGCCGGCACGAGCAGCAGGCGGGCTCGCTCCCCTACGGCGACCAGCGGCGCCTCGAGGTCGCCCGAGCGCTCGCGACCGGGCCGAAGCTGCTCTTGCTCGACGAGCCGACCGCCGGCATGAACCCGCAGGAGACCGCCGACTTCATCGCCTTCGTCCACCGCGTGCGCGACGAGAAGGGCCTCACGGTGCTGCTGATCGAACACGACATGAAGGTCGTGATGGGCGTCTCCGAGCGCTGCACCGTGCTCGACTACGGGGAGAAGATCGCAGAGGGGACGCCCGCCGAGATCCAGGCCAACGAGCGTGTGATCGAGGCGTATCTCGGAAAGGGGGCCACCGGATGA